The genomic interval TACTTATTCTTATTGCTTAACCATCTTGACATAGTGTAAGAATTCAATTGTGCTCTAAATACTCATCCTAAAAACCTGGACTCACATGCTAGATCTATGCATCTTGACATAGTAAATCCAATGTACAAGTCCTGGACTTTGTatgcatcttttcttttacttttcttcttgtatttgaTATATCAGCTTCTGAAATTTAATGTATTGGCCAATCTCATATGTTATGATTATGGTACGTTAACAATCATGGAATTTATGTATGTagtgtattataaaatttaaattacttgTTTTCAGCAAGATCTTTTGTTTTTCTGCTATTTTGATTTGCATGACTATTATAGTGCAAGAAATTTCTTTTAAGGGAATACAATCAGGGATAACTTACTGATTTTGCACATCTGTCAAATGTGGTTTTAAGTACATACCAGAagatgtttttttggaattattttgctGAATGCAATCTTTTCAACTTCTTGATgccattataaatatttttatgtgcTTCAATTCCTTGTCCAGGATGCCCATATTCGTGTGTTGAGAGAGCACCTCATGCTTTCTCATTTGTTCCTGAAAATGGCACTGCTCACGCATCATCGCAGGGTTTGACAATAGCTTAATGCTCCTTTAcatgtttttttctcattattattttttggttacATTATTCAAAGTAAATACATAAACATGCATGCACTTCCACACACATGTCAAGTACATCCAACACATACACTAAGAATGTTTTTCAGCCCTTGAACTGTCCTTTAGTCAGTATTCTCTCTACCACCTGATAGACCAATGAGGGAGCTTGGTGGATTTATATGGGCCTATGttgaatatgaaaatttaatcaGCCTGAATATGGCAAAAGTTACATCGTCTTGACCTCCGAATCTTGGTGTACTACTGGTGGTTTTCTTTATCAATAGTGGGAAACATTTACAAGTTaatcattaaatttatataatttatggtTGCATACACCTTAGATTAACATTATAGTACTTTTCGGAAGGTCTGtttgatatattaataaaatttcttcttgattcatGTGCAAGCTCTGGTTTTATGGGTACAGATTAGAGTAAGGGCATAGATTTTGTAATTCTGAAACGAGGAGAGTAAATTTTGGTTTATTATTTCTCTTCCATCCTCTGTGTTTGGAAGCAATGGTTCTTTTCCAGAAGGTCTCAGTTTGCAGGCTTTCATCTTTTTAGCTCGCAAgccttttttatttgtaaaattgcctCATGGAAAGAAGCCACGTTCCAACCCTCTAAAGTATATATACCTGCAGTTTTAGACATGTAAGACTGACTCAGTGGAGTTAAGATGTCTACTTTCCTCGGCATACTTTGGTTATTTTTCTAACACTGCAGTTTCCTAGCTGGGGATCAACATTTGTTGCTTAGATTCTAGAAGGTGCccttaccaaaaaaaaaaaaaaaaagtatgtgaaatatatacacatatatatatttatatatgaaggTGATAATGCACTAGTCCCTAACTATGCATGATAGACAATACAGTTCTTTTGTAATATCGGGTTCGATTGTCATTTGTCTGTCAGAGTGTTACTTCTAcctacataaatttttattattgctcTTATGTATAGGTCACAACGAAGATTATCTCGTCCACCTTGCTGTTGGACAGTGTCCCAGGAGATGTATTTACTACGTCACTCCCTCTCAAAGAGCTGTTCTCGAGGAGCTGATGCAGAGGTGCCAAAAGCCTTTATTAATCACTTACTTTGTTGTTATAAAATCTATGAAGTCTTTTGACTATGGAATTTCGGTTTACGACTTATTCACATTCCGGTCTCTTTACTTTGACCTCCAGTATCATTAATGCCCCTTTCGATCCAGCTGAAGTAGCCCTACTGGAGTCTCTCATTTCAAAAGCCAATTTTGAGAATAACAGGTATCAGAagccaaaaagaaaaccaaaggtGTCAACAGAGGTGGTTGATTGGTTCTGAGGTTGAGTTACTGCCATTGCCATTGTTAATAGATTGATAAAATATACgttaatttttgtatataaaatcGAAATGTAAatgacaaatttatatattaaatgtaCACTACTGTTTAGCAAGATGATTTCCAAAAATGAAATGGACCTGACaactattgttttttatttttatttttgacaatatGGATAGACTATTcgaaatatacatattttttttattattatatttttaatcatacaTAATTAAAGAGTTAAATTTGTAAAGAGTTAAATTTGCAAATTCGTTCACGGGAGTTAAGTGTTTTAACCGTTGAGTTATTTTATTGTCATAgtggaggttttttttttttaaataaatgacttTTAAAAATAGTGGAATATGAAATAGTtgtgaaataattgaaataagtTGACTGGGCAATGGCTGACAAGGTGACACCGATAAAAACTTTGGGGTTTTTTCACTGAAGTAgccctatttttgtttttaatggttAAAATGGCCTTAAGGTTATCGTATCAAACTGTGCTTTATTATAAGCCTAAAAtagtggggttttttttttaaataatcactaAAGTGGTCatgtttttgcttttattttttttaagttataaaattattattatttttttaaaaccgacttgtttgaaaattatattattaccaaaatagaaataattttttttacattttaaaaaactattttttgttctaaatataatgcatttttaacacctattaattatattaaacttgtgttttcacatttttaaaatcaatatttgtttttttacattattaaaatagattgtatttccaaaaaatatgtttatttttcactttcatGTCTCAAGGGTTTGTAGTGGTGTGAATAATCATATTTAGTTTTCAAAGCAATCATTAATCTATATGTCTTATGTCCTCCTCAATAGCCTATAGGTTTTTATATGCAAATCTATGCGCCATggttttacaatatttttaatataagcaAGTTGcttaaataaaatacttataaataaaataaaaaatattgataattgtcAAAAAATCCCTTGGAAGTTTTTTATGGGCACTTGGTCACCCCAAATTTGGGTATTCTTAAAAGAGCTTTTTTTAATGAGAGTTtacttttaataattatgttaCTAAAGCATGGGCGGCGTTGACATAGCGGCTCGGTTTTAAGCACGCATAATATTAGAGTGGAAAGAGGCAGggaaataggaaaataaaaaagtaaacgAAAAGGTAACATATTGAGTGTAAACTTATGTGATACACGTAAACAcgtaatgttaaacaaaaataataattattaagttggaagtacatgttgtaagaTAGAATAAACTGACAGAATGAGCTATAGTGATGAAAAAAGAGAGATTGTCTGGGAAATTCAAATGTTAGAGaggttgtttgggaagttttgaaacttGCAAGGGGCtaaaagtaattttccctaaaaaatattaaataataataataaattaatctattttcaatgtataaaataacaataatatttaatttaaataaaaaatatttatttgtataccaaaacaaaattttggttATAAAGTAGGtgtataaaatttgataaatccGCAGgtgatagttatatatatacattttaaaataataccctttatctttttaacaataacaacaataatattatattcttTACAAATAAAAGGGTTTGTGAAAATTAATACATTTTAGAAAATGCTAATTCAATAGCACCAATCACACCCATGTGCTGACTAACCCATGGTTTGATGACCCTAAGATAATTTTGACAATGCAATGACTTTAGAGCCATGTAGGCAATACAAAAATTGTCTCTAGCTAGGGTTATAGCctaaatcttttcttttttacagTTAAATTTGTCACAACTTTTTTAGAAAATGaatctcatctttttctcttcCTTGTCAAAGTAAACCCTTGCCTGAATTTGGTTGGAACTGTCCAACCGAATCGTAATGGCCACTATTAGTTTGAACCATGACTATTAAAATGATTTCGAATCCAAACCAGAACCTTGAACTGAAACTTTAAAGTTCTAGTTAAGATTTTTATGAATTGGAAACTGAAACTTAAATTGAATAACCAGTCTCGGTtcctatacatatataaaataaattttcaaattcgaTTTATAAGGCTACAACTGCAATGATTTTCTTAAGTTCATACAACATCATATGGTGCAATGCGATGGTCTTTTAAAAAGAACATTAAAGTTAAACATTAGGAGGTGCAACAAATATGCCACATTGCCATCAATTATGGAGCAATTAACCACAAATTCTATATATTGACCACTTACACTTTGACACTTTTGACAAGCTTGACATCTTTTGAAAAAAGCACTAACCAAGGAACACTCAGGGCTTGTTTagattgatttaaaaaaaaagagttttttttttcagttggGTAGAAGGACTTTTAAAAAATGTGCTTCTCAGAGTAAATTAAGTGCTTCtctgtattttatatttggataAATTAATGCAGAAGTACTTTTTATATGtatgaagttgtttggatgagCATTCTTAAAAGTACATTTTCAAtgacaaattactaaaatggacaTTCATTGAGTTATTATAATATCTCAACTATTATGGATTGAGAACAAACTAATtgctatttataattataataaaaatattaatagtaatagtatattattaatatattattattgttgttgttgttgttgttgtcgtcgttgttgttgttgtaaaataagaatattattattattgttattgttgtcgTCGTCGTTATAGTTGATACTATTATTGTTACTAtgtttaaaataagaatattaaattttaaacaccaaacataagaacaagaacaataatagtatcaacatcacaacaacaaaaacaacattgtCATGACTTTTACAACAACAATTaactaacaacaacaacaataataataataacatcacaacatgaaaaaaaattaaaaaaatctctaatattttcaatatcacAACAACCATAGTAACAATATTGTCAAGATTATTACAAGaacaattaacaataacaacattaaGGTTTTGAAACATCATAACAACCACTGAAACAACtaacaacacaaacaaacaattaCTACCTATACATAAAGATAGGggaaaaataagtttttaacattacaacaacaataacaataatttataaatactacaaaatcaacTCATATATTGATGGGAAAGTTGATCCCGAATATTGTTCCTAAATATGATCATTTGTTGAGTGTCTTCCTTTGTTGGTTGTTGCCATACAAGTGAACTTTCACTATCATCATCATTCTCAAAGCCACATTCTCTTTCTTGAATTTTGGTTGATGTCTTCAAGGCTCTCAAGGATATCCAAATCATTACTACCTATTCTTTGAATATAATTATGGAGAGCAAAGCATGACCATATAATTTGGAATTGTACCTTTGGCGTATACTTCGTCATATTTTGTAGGATCCTCCAACTTGCTTTGCAAACCTCAAATGTTCTTTTTATAACACTCCTTAAACTCGAGTGATGATAGTTGAATATTTCATTAGGAGGCCTTAAGGCAGAGACATCG from Dioscorea cayenensis subsp. rotundata cultivar TDr96_F1 chromosome 7, TDr96_F1_v2_PseudoChromosome.rev07_lg8_w22 25.fasta, whole genome shotgun sequence carries:
- the LOC120265041 gene encoding uncharacterized protein LOC120265041, translated to IFLCASIPCPGCPYSCVERAPHAFSFVPENGTAHASSQGHNEDYLVHLAVGQCPRRCIYYVTPSQRAVLEELMQSIINAPFDPAEVALLESLISKANFENNRYQKPKRKPKVSTEVVDWF